A single region of the Microthrixaceae bacterium genome encodes:
- a CDS encoding thioesterase family protein codes for MSDLDNVLQSFQLTETGPNTFRAPNAATGHNVVFGGQLLGQSIIAALAGHEDKRVMTLHTVFARAGRPDQDVDITVTPVNTGRSLASATVTISQGDRACTQSSVLLTADDPDFIRHADSAPSVSGHGEFAPVGHLAGWEMRIVGDVDVNDPDLVGPPQLDVWSRWAGAPTGGGTDEALLAFASDGFLIATAMRPHLGVGQSQAHVSISTAVISHTITFHDRFDAGDWLLLSHHSPHAGNGRSYGRAAVFTEDGRLVASYVQDAMIRPISTGAKL; via the coding sequence ATGTCCGACCTCGACAATGTCTTGCAGTCGTTCCAACTCACCGAAACCGGCCCGAACACCTTTCGTGCCCCCAACGCCGCAACCGGACACAACGTCGTGTTTGGCGGGCAGTTGCTCGGCCAGTCGATCATCGCCGCGCTCGCCGGCCACGAGGACAAACGGGTCATGACCCTGCACACCGTGTTCGCTCGCGCCGGGCGACCCGACCAGGACGTCGACATCACCGTCACCCCGGTCAACACGGGCCGATCCCTCGCGAGCGCGACCGTGACCATCTCCCAGGGCGACCGCGCCTGCACCCAGTCGAGCGTTCTGCTCACCGCCGACGATCCCGACTTCATCCGCCACGCCGACTCGGCCCCGTCGGTGAGCGGCCACGGCGAGTTCGCCCCGGTCGGCCACCTCGCCGGGTGGGAGATGCGCATCGTCGGCGACGTCGACGTGAACGACCCGGACCTGGTCGGCCCGCCGCAGCTCGACGTGTGGTCGCGATGGGCCGGAGCCCCGACCGGAGGCGGCACCGACGAGGCGCTGTTGGCCTTCGCGTCGGATGGCTTTCTCATCGCGACGGCCATGCGCCCGCACCTCGGCGTCGGCCAGTCTCAGGCCCACGTGTCGATCTCGACCGCGGTGATCAGCCACACGATCACCTTCCATGACCGCTTCGATGCGGGCGACTGGCTGCTGTTGAGCCACCACAGCCCACATGCGGGCAACGGCCGTTCCTACGGGCGGGCGGCGGTGTTCACCGAGGACGGGCGACTCGTCGCCTCCTATGTGCAGGACGCGATGATTCGCCCGATCAGCACCGGGGCGAAGCTGTAG
- a CDS encoding acyl-CoA dehydrogenase family protein encodes MSSPEGSTPTGATDPEVRREIVETVRRFVAKEVIPVAGDLEHADEFPADIVAKMRDLGLFGVTIPESLGGLGLDLLTYVAIIEELAYGWMSLTGIINTHTMCATLIMYHGNEEQQRRILPTMASGERRGALSLSEPDAGSDTRNISCKATRDGDEFVLNGTKAWVTNGERASVVALAARTEAGISTFVVEKDPGPVFEGVSTSKNVGKLGYKGVETVEMTYVDHRIPAANLIGTDGRGLPQILSVLEVGRINIASRAVGVARAAFDAALSYSQQRSTFGKPIAEHQAIQLKIADMATRLEAARLLTQNAANRKAAGERCDVEAGMAKLFASETALELSMEAMRIHGGVGYTTEFPVERYYRDAPLMVIGEGTNEIQRLVIARGLLARAQQSQR; translated from the coding sequence ATGAGCAGCCCCGAAGGTTCCACCCCCACCGGAGCGACCGATCCCGAGGTTCGCCGCGAGATCGTCGAGACCGTCCGCCGCTTCGTCGCCAAGGAGGTCATCCCGGTCGCCGGCGACCTCGAACACGCCGACGAGTTTCCCGCCGACATCGTGGCCAAGATGCGCGACCTCGGCCTGTTCGGCGTCACCATCCCCGAATCGCTCGGTGGCCTCGGCCTCGATCTGTTGACCTATGTCGCCATCATCGAAGAACTCGCCTACGGCTGGATGTCGCTCACCGGCATCATCAACACCCACACGATGTGCGCCACGCTCATCATGTATCACGGCAATGAAGAACAGCAGCGCCGCATCCTGCCGACGATGGCCTCTGGCGAACGGCGTGGAGCGCTGTCGCTGTCCGAACCCGACGCCGGCAGCGACACCCGCAACATCTCCTGCAAGGCGACCCGCGACGGCGACGAGTTCGTCCTCAACGGAACCAAGGCGTGGGTGACCAACGGCGAACGGGCATCGGTGGTCGCCTTGGCCGCACGCACCGAGGCCGGCATCTCGACCTTCGTCGTCGAAAAGGACCCGGGGCCGGTCTTCGAAGGGGTCTCCACATCCAAGAACGTCGGCAAACTCGGCTACAAGGGCGTCGAAACCGTCGAGATGACCTACGTCGATCACCGCATCCCGGCGGCCAACCTGATCGGCACCGACGGCCGCGGCCTGCCCCAGATCCTCTCGGTGCTCGAGGTGGGCCGCATCAACATCGCGTCGCGGGCCGTCGGCGTGGCACGGGCCGCGTTCGACGCTGCCCTCAGCTACTCCCAACAGCGATCCACCTTCGGCAAACCGATCGCCGAACATCAGGCCATCCAACTCAAGATTGCCGACATGGCCACCCGGCTCGAAGCCGCACGCCTCCTCACCCAAAATGCCGCCAACCGAAAGGCCGCCGGGGAACGCTGCGACGTCGAAGCCGGCATGGCAAAGCTGTTCGCCAGCGAGACCGCCCTCGAACTGTCGATGGAGGCCATGCGCATCCACGGCGGTGTCGGCTACACCACCGAGTTCCCCGTCGAGCGCTACTACCGCGACGCGCCCCTCATGGTCATCGGCGAGGGTACCAACGAAATCCAACGACTCGTCATCGCCCGCGGCCTGCTCGCACGCGCTCAACAAAGCCAGCGCTGA
- a CDS encoding acyl--CoA ligase codes for MSTSILDRSLTRAAQRFGDRVAVRAGEHSWSFEALDTAVSDVAAALGRRGVQPGARVAVMMANRVEFLTSVLGIVRAGGVAVLISPAWKSTEVANAVALTAPVLGIGDDDSIGVLCAQLGAERVVNVTDGEFGSGQSETEAVAAQRADAAADADADVDIDADADADADADADAVLVFSSGTTGMPKAVRHTHRSLGHATRHWVEALGLGPDDRFQVATPPSHILGLLNLLAAIESGATVRLHRRFDLDEVLACIEAERMTLEMAVAPIALALANHPNLEAYDLSSLRYIMWGATPVTPSVAETVTRRSGVRWLAAYGASELPVLACNPVDRPDQWRLDSAGLAPRGVELRVVDLDGGEVLASGGVGEIQARGESLMAGYLPAEATDEVFVDGWYRTGDVGWIEPDGWVHLTDRTKEMIKVSGFQVAPAEIEAVLLSHDAVVDCAVFGVADPVAGEVPAAAVQLAAEAVIREGELEGLVADELATYKRLRHVVVVDEVPRLPSGKVLRRVLRDRFAEPVAEPVGETLAGETLAGSKAGSKSGSNAGSNAAEAEQEE; via the coding sequence ATGTCGACGTCAATATTGGATCGCAGTCTGACTCGGGCTGCGCAACGGTTCGGCGACCGCGTCGCCGTTCGCGCGGGGGAGCACTCCTGGTCCTTCGAGGCGCTCGACACCGCCGTGAGCGACGTCGCAGCGGCGTTGGGCCGACGTGGAGTCCAGCCGGGTGCCCGGGTCGCGGTCATGATGGCCAACCGCGTCGAGTTCCTCACCTCGGTGCTCGGCATCGTTCGCGCCGGGGGCGTTGCGGTCCTCATCAGCCCGGCATGGAAAAGCACCGAAGTCGCCAATGCGGTCGCGCTGACGGCACCGGTGCTGGGCATCGGAGACGACGACTCGATAGGCGTGCTCTGCGCGCAGTTGGGCGCCGAGCGGGTCGTGAACGTCACCGATGGCGAGTTCGGGTCCGGCCAGAGCGAAACAGAAGCCGTTGCGGCCCAGCGCGCTGACGCCGCAGCTGACGCCGACGCCGACGTAGACATCGACGCCGACGCCGACGCCGACGCCGACGCCGACGCCGACGCGGTGCTGGTGTTCAGTTCGGGCACGACCGGCATGCCCAAGGCGGTGCGCCACACCCATCGTTCGTTGGGCCACGCAACGCGACACTGGGTCGAGGCGTTGGGTCTGGGCCCCGACGATCGGTTCCAGGTCGCGACCCCGCCGTCGCACATCCTCGGGCTGCTCAATCTCCTCGCGGCGATCGAATCCGGTGCGACGGTTCGCCTGCACCGCCGCTTCGATCTCGACGAGGTGCTGGCCTGTATCGAGGCCGAGCGCATGACCCTGGAGATGGCGGTCGCGCCGATCGCCCTGGCCCTCGCCAATCACCCGAACCTCGAGGCCTACGACCTGTCCTCGCTGCGCTACATCATGTGGGGAGCGACTCCCGTCACCCCGAGTGTCGCCGAGACCGTGACCCGGCGAAGCGGCGTGCGATGGCTAGCGGCCTATGGAGCCAGCGAGTTGCCCGTGCTGGCCTGCAATCCGGTCGATCGACCCGACCAGTGGCGTCTCGACTCCGCAGGACTCGCCCCACGCGGCGTCGAATTGCGCGTGGTCGACCTCGACGGCGGTGAGGTGCTTGCTTCCGGCGGGGTGGGGGAGATCCAGGCTCGCGGCGAGTCGTTGATGGCGGGGTATCTGCCGGCGGAGGCGACCGACGAGGTGTTCGTGGATGGGTGGTATCGCACCGGTGACGTCGGATGGATCGAACCCGACGGGTGGGTACATCTCACCGATCGAACGAAGGAGATGATCAAGGTGAGCGGGTTTCAGGTCGCACCTGCCGAGATTGAGGCGGTGTTGTTGTCACACGATGCCGTCGTCGATTGCGCGGTGTTCGGCGTGGCCGATCCCGTCGCCGGCGAGGTCCCGGCCGCCGCGGTGCAACTCGCCGCCGAAGCCGTTATCCGCGAGGGCGAACTCGAAGGGCTCGTCGCCGATGAGCTCGCCACCTACAAGCGATTGCGCCATGTCGTGGTGGTGGACGAGGTTCCGAGACTGCCCTCGGGCAAGGTGCTTCGCCGCGTGCTGCGCGATCGATTCGCCGAACCGGTCGCCGAACCGGTCGGCGAAACGCTGGCTGGCGAAACGCTGGCCGGCTCGAAAGCTGGCTCGAAATCTGGTTCGAATGCTGGTTCGAATGCCGCCGAGGCAGAACAGGAGGAGTGA
- a CDS encoding acyl-CoA/acyl-ACP dehydrogenase, giving the protein MDVRLSSEQHALRDAAARIVDRHGVGAVGQLDDAERRAKLRDAIVESGWLELRTPDDDGSALASAVEAAIVAEELGRGLADAAYLGPTLAVELRRLAGAPPAAGPETVAMTSDLSRLAESGSTAGSRALAIDSDGAESALAVTSHGMTTSLVSLPVAPFNDPDAQVDLTRSCAAVHGGDLDGEATLDGGDVDGGDLDGDDLTRWTALALALTSADLVGVMRGAIDLSVDYAKERRQYGSPIGSFQAVQHLLADAFVAMEGSRSVALHAAWAVDALSPSEALAAGALAKAYAARAARNVCEIAVQVHGGIGNTWECLAHVYLRRALVSTDIAGGAGINLDRVLASRGVGADVRPVQQLQPTGAGHGLR; this is encoded by the coding sequence ATGGACGTTCGACTCTCGTCGGAACAACACGCGTTGCGTGACGCCGCGGCGCGGATCGTGGATCGTCATGGGGTGGGCGCCGTCGGCCAACTCGACGACGCCGAGCGGCGCGCCAAATTGCGCGACGCGATCGTCGAGTCGGGGTGGCTGGAGTTGCGCACGCCCGATGACGACGGGTCGGCGTTGGCCTCGGCGGTGGAAGCGGCGATCGTGGCGGAGGAACTGGGCCGTGGGTTGGCCGATGCCGCTTATCTCGGTCCGACCCTGGCGGTCGAGTTGCGGCGACTTGCCGGTGCCCCGCCGGCGGCGGGGCCCGAGACCGTGGCGATGACCTCGGACTTGTCGCGTCTGGCCGAGTCGGGGTCCACGGCCGGTTCGCGGGCACTGGCGATCGACTCGGACGGGGCGGAGTCGGCGTTGGCGGTGACCTCGCACGGGATGACGACATCGTTGGTGTCGCTTCCGGTTGCTCCGTTCAACGACCCCGACGCGCAGGTCGATCTCACGCGATCGTGCGCTGCGGTCCATGGCGGGGATCTCGACGGCGAAGCGACCCTGGACGGCGGGGATGTGGACGGCGGGGATCTGGACGGCGACGACCTCACCCGTTGGACCGCCCTCGCGCTAGCGCTCACGAGTGCCGATCTCGTCGGGGTCATGCGCGGAGCCATCGATCTGTCGGTGGACTACGCCAAGGAGCGCCGCCAATACGGGTCGCCCATCGGTTCGTTTCAAGCGGTGCAACACCTGTTGGCCGACGCCTTCGTGGCGATGGAAGGCTCGCGCAGCGTCGCCCTCCACGCGGCTTGGGCCGTCGACGCGCTCAGCCCCTCCGAGGCGCTCGCCGCCGGCGCGCTCGCCAAGGCGTACGCCGCGCGCGCCGCTCGCAACGTGTGTGAGATCGCGGTGCAGGTCCACGGAGGCATCGGCAACACGTGGGAGTGCCTCGCTCACGTCTACCTGCGCCGGGCGTTGGTTTCGACCGACATCGCCGGGGGAGCGGGCATCAACCTCGACCGGGTGCTGGCCTCGCGAGGCGTGGGGGCCGATGTGCGACCGGTTCAACAGCTTCAACCGACAGGAGCAGGCCATGGACTTCGGTGA
- a CDS encoding acyl-CoA dehydrogenase family protein → MDFGDSSAEAQFRQRFRDWLADNNPGLPTSSTDDEYWAGMAAWHQSLHGAGFFGMSWPKSVGGQDLASVYDVIIDDELAAAGAPPRPSLGYLVQGFLEHGSPEVQQRFLPGIVDGTQRWCQGFSEPDAGSDLASLRTRADLDGDEYVITGHKVWTSYSDDADWCLVLARTNHEVPKHKGISAFAVPMHQSGIEQRPLKMINGITKEFGEVIFDEARVPAANMIGDPGEGWHMAMTVVSHEREPGELGFVARYRKLVKDLTKRVATEGGHSEQVRDLGWAIVESEMLRLHVSRRLSDRLDGIDHGPEGSVDKLLMTQVEQAVGHASTSIGGLGHGGDDDTWLKVYLYSRAQSVMGGTSQIQRNLIAQRILGLPTK, encoded by the coding sequence ATGGACTTCGGTGATTCGAGCGCCGAGGCGCAGTTCCGCCAACGCTTCCGCGACTGGCTGGCCGACAACAACCCGGGTCTGCCGACCTCGTCGACCGACGACGAGTACTGGGCCGGCATGGCGGCGTGGCATCAGTCCCTGCACGGGGCCGGGTTCTTTGGGATGTCGTGGCCGAAATCGGTGGGCGGTCAGGACCTTGCGAGCGTGTACGACGTCATCATCGACGACGAACTCGCCGCGGCCGGGGCGCCCCCTCGACCGAGCCTCGGCTATCTCGTGCAGGGGTTTCTCGAGCACGGTTCCCCCGAGGTGCAACAGCGCTTCCTGCCGGGCATCGTCGACGGGACCCAGCGGTGGTGTCAGGGGTTCAGCGAGCCCGACGCCGGGTCCGATCTCGCCTCGCTGCGCACCCGAGCGGACCTCGACGGCGACGAATACGTCATCACCGGCCACAAGGTGTGGACGAGCTACTCCGACGACGCCGACTGGTGCCTCGTGTTGGCCCGCACCAACCACGAGGTCCCCAAACACAAGGGCATTTCGGCATTCGCAGTGCCGATGCATCAGAGCGGCATCGAGCAGCGTCCGCTCAAGATGATCAACGGCATCACGAAGGAGTTCGGCGAGGTCATCTTCGACGAGGCCCGCGTGCCGGCGGCGAACATGATCGGCGACCCGGGCGAGGGGTGGCACATGGCCATGACCGTGGTGAGCCACGAGCGCGAGCCCGGCGAGTTGGGCTTCGTCGCCCGATACCGCAAGCTCGTCAAGGACCTCACCAAACGCGTCGCCACCGAGGGCGGTCACTCCGAACAGGTGCGGGACCTCGGCTGGGCCATCGTCGAATCGGAGATGCTGCGCCTGCACGTGAGTCGTCGCCTGTCCGACCGCCTCGACGGCATCGACCATGGCCCCGAGGGGTCGGTCGACAAGTTGTTGATGACCCAGGTCGAACAGGCGGTGGGTCACGCCTCGACGTCGATCGGCGGACTCGGTCACGGCGGAGATGACGACACCTGGCTGAAGGTGTATCTCTACAGCCGCGCCCAAAGCGTCATGGGCGGAACCTCACAAATCCAACGAAACCTGATCGCTCAACGAATCCTGGGACTGCCAACGAAATGA
- a CDS encoding enoyl-CoA hydratase/isomerase family protein, producing the protein MTDTSTTHSVSDNYGLPAEIQVEAHGTIRVVRLNRPDALNASNHVLHEAIADLFERLGADPDITAIVLTGNGRAFSAGGDFEYLDELTKDDALREQTLSSGRRIVTGMVACRPPIIAAVNGPAVGLGCSLVALSDIVFMAESAHLADPHVALGLVAADGGPVVWPLLTSMQLAKEYAITGDRIPAKRAAEIGLANHVCPDGEVFDQAMACATRISKLPKRTVQDTKRVMNLHLERAVLGCLDYALAAEDRSFRSPELRANLDHLKAKQDAASK; encoded by the coding sequence ATGACCGACACATCCACGACCCATTCCGTCTCCGACAACTACGGCCTGCCCGCGGAGATCCAGGTGGAGGCGCACGGCACGATCCGCGTCGTGCGGCTGAATCGTCCCGACGCGCTGAACGCGTCGAATCACGTCCTGCACGAGGCCATCGCCGATCTGTTCGAACGCCTCGGCGCCGACCCCGACATCACCGCGATCGTGTTGACCGGCAACGGTCGTGCGTTCTCGGCAGGCGGCGACTTTGAGTACCTCGACGAACTCACCAAAGACGACGCATTGCGTGAGCAGACCCTGAGTTCGGGGCGACGCATCGTCACCGGCATGGTGGCGTGTCGGCCGCCGATTATCGCCGCGGTCAACGGCCCGGCGGTGGGGCTGGGGTGCAGCCTGGTGGCGCTCAGCGACATCGTGTTCATGGCCGAGAGCGCGCATCTCGCCGACCCGCACGTCGCGCTCGGCCTGGTGGCCGCGGACGGTGGGCCCGTGGTGTGGCCGCTGCTGACGAGCATGCAGTTGGCCAAGGAATACGCCATCACCGGCGATCGCATTCCGGCCAAACGGGCCGCGGAGATCGGCCTCGCCAATCACGTGTGCCCCGACGGCGAGGTGTTCGACCAGGCGATGGCGTGTGCGACGCGCATCTCGAAGTTGCCCAAACGAACGGTGCAGGACACCAAGCGGGTGATGAACCTGCACCTCGAACGCGCCGTGCTCGGGTGCCTCGACTACGCGCTCGCGGCGGAGGACCGGTCGTTTCGTTCCCCCGAGCTTCGAGCCAACCTCGATCACCTCAAGGCCAAACAGGACGCCGCCTCCAAATAG
- a CDS encoding acyl-CoA dehydrogenase family protein — translation MELEEFREGLDAWLDANAALLAAHHEGAGTLDEQMAHLSQVKRETFDAGWMRYGWPTEVGGLGGSTLLRAYLGEALAARDLVEPGIYSMTEVLAPTMIDYASPELAAQMVPRLLRGDETWCQGFSEPDAGSNLASLACRGVRSDDGWHVTGQKVWTSLAQYAQRCVLLVRTGTVESAHRGITALFVDMDTPGITVRPIETMHGVEEFSEVFFDDVVVPFDRMLGEEGQGWAVAMDLLPFERSTALWHRAAFLHQRLRQILDSAGPGTLDPVRVGEVTQLLYAFRSRSRSTQYRLHDGERLGAETSIDKVLVATVEQAVFDLAEDGLAESITIGDDPLSARWRSEFLYSRAATIYGGSAEIQRNIIARRLLDLGNDL, via the coding sequence GTGGAACTCGAAGAGTTTCGCGAGGGCCTCGACGCCTGGCTCGACGCCAACGCCGCACTGCTCGCCGCCCACCACGAGGGAGCGGGCACACTCGACGAGCAGATGGCCCATCTGTCGCAGGTCAAGCGCGAAACCTTCGACGCCGGATGGATGCGCTACGGCTGGCCCACCGAGGTCGGCGGCCTCGGCGGATCGACGCTGCTGCGCGCCTACCTCGGCGAAGCACTCGCAGCGCGCGACCTCGTCGAACCCGGCATCTACTCGATGACCGAGGTGCTGGCCCCGACGATGATCGACTACGCCTCGCCCGAACTGGCGGCGCAGATGGTGCCCCGATTGTTGCGAGGCGACGAGACCTGGTGTCAGGGGTTCTCCGAGCCCGACGCCGGGTCGAACCTTGCATCGCTCGCCTGCCGTGGCGTTCGCAGCGACGACGGCTGGCACGTCACCGGCCAGAAGGTGTGGACGAGCCTCGCCCAGTACGCGCAGCGCTGCGTGTTGTTGGTGCGGACCGGAACCGTCGAATCGGCCCATCGTGGCATCACCGCGCTGTTCGTCGACATGGACACCCCTGGGATCACCGTACGGCCGATCGAGACGATGCACGGCGTGGAGGAATTCTCCGAGGTGTTCTTCGACGATGTCGTCGTCCCCTTCGACAGAATGCTCGGCGAGGAGGGCCAGGGCTGGGCCGTGGCCATGGACCTGTTGCCGTTTGAACGCAGCACGGCGCTGTGGCATCGAGCGGCTTTTCTCCATCAGCGGCTCCGCCAGATCCTCGACAGCGCTGGTCCCGGCACCCTCGATCCGGTGCGGGTCGGTGAGGTGACCCAGTTGCTCTACGCCTTCCGATCCCGGTCGCGTTCGACGCAGTACCGACTGCATGACGGCGAACGCCTCGGCGCGGAAACCTCCATCGACAAGGTGCTGGTCGCCACCGTCGAACAGGCCGTATTCGACCTCGCGGAGGACGGACTGGCCGAGTCGATCACGATCGGCGACGACCCGCTCAGCGCTCGATGGCGCAGCGAGTTCCTGTACTCCCGGGCGGCGACGATCTACGGCGGCAGCGCCGAAATTCAGCGAAACATCATCGCCCGCCGACTCCTCGACCTCGGAAACGATCTGTGA
- a CDS encoding nuclear transport factor 2 family protein, with the protein MESPSPDTADLHNVIGLHNVIGLHDVIEVQQLLARYAVGMTKNDVESVMDVFTSDGTYSAFGDTYALADFPTLVAAAPKGLFMVGLPVVDLDAGAGTGTGEQPLCFVDQTNHHMRIGWYTDTYLRTERGWRLRTRSMTFLRKSGARDSGRAHDPTRPTPTAASGSADATAG; encoded by the coding sequence ATGGAGTCACCCTCCCCCGACACTGCCGACCTCCACAACGTCATCGGCCTGCACAACGTCATCGGCCTGCACGATGTCATCGAGGTGCAGCAACTGCTCGCCCGTTACGCGGTCGGCATGACCAAGAACGACGTCGAGTCGGTGATGGACGTGTTCACCTCCGATGGCACCTACAGCGCGTTCGGAGACACCTACGCACTCGCCGACTTCCCGACGTTGGTCGCCGCCGCACCCAAGGGGCTCTTCATGGTCGGGCTTCCCGTGGTCGACCTCGACGCCGGGGCCGGAACCGGCACCGGCGAACAGCCACTGTGTTTCGTCGATCAGACCAACCACCACATGCGCATCGGCTGGTACACCGACACCTACCTGCGCACCGAGCGGGGGTGGCGCCTCCGCACCCGTTCGATGACGTTCCTGCGCAAGAGCGGGGCACGAGACTCCGGGCGAGCACACGACCCCACCCGACCGACCCCGACCGCCGCGTCCGGCTCCGCCGACGCGACGGCTGGCTGA